From Pyrenophora tritici-repentis strain M4 chromosome 1, whole genome shotgun sequence, the proteins below share one genomic window:
- a CDS encoding HAD domain containing protein: MGSVQIDLAELPAMKSNPKFIFFTDFDGTITLQDSNDFMTDNIGYGQEKRRAGNIACLNDQISFRDSFRDMMDSVTKPYDQCIQYLVDNIKLDPGFKSFFEWSLENNIPVVVLSSGMEPVIKALLEKLVGPDASKMQVLGNYVGPREGKNINEEGGWQILFKHPDSGFGHDKSVELRKYSNLPEDVRPTMFYAGDGVSDLSAARETDLLFAKKGHDLISYCAREDVPFTVFEDWSNILAKCKSIVEGKTTVKAAAKEGYEAYKSGAAGIEV, from the exons ATGGGTTCCGTACAAATTGACTTGGCCGAGTTGCCTGCCATGAAGAGCAACCCCAAG TTCATCTTCTTCACCGACTTCGATGGCACCATCACGCTCCAAGACTCCAATGACTTTATGACCGACAACATTGGTTACGGGCAAGAAAAGCGCCGCGCCGGCAACATCGCCTGTCTTAACGATCAAATCTCATTCCGCGATTCCTTCCGCGACATGATGGACAGCGTCACGAAGCCCTACGACCAATGCATCCAATACCTGGTCGACAACATCAAGCTGGACCCTGGCTTCAAGAGCTTCTTCGAATGGTCCCTGGAGAACAACATCCCGGTCGTGGTCCTGAGCTCAGGCATGGAACCCGTCATCAAGGCACTACTGGAGAAGCTAGTAGGCCCTGATGCAAGTAAGATGCAGGTGCTGGGTAACTACGTAGGGCCGAGGGAGGGGAAGAACATCAACGAAGAAGGTGGCTGGCAGATTCTGTTCAAGCATCCAGACTCCGGCTTCGGCCACGACAAGTCGGTCGAACTACGAAAGTACTCTAACTTGCCGGAAGACGTTCGACCGACCATGTTTTACGCCGGCGACGGTGTTTCAGACCTTTCGGCCGCTCGGGAAACAGACTTGCTCTTTGCAAAGAAGGGCCACGACCTCATCAGCTACTGCGCAAGGGAAGACGTACCCTTTACAGTTTTTGAGGATTGGTCCAACATCCTGGCCAAATGCAAGAGCATCGTAGAGGGCAAGACTACCGTAAAGGCCGCTGCCAAGGAAGGCTACGAGGCGTACAAGAGCGGAGCTGCCGGCATCGAGGTCTAG
- a CDS encoding tyrosinase central domain protein, with protein MRSIALLWLAPAALASAIPAFEEPFPAASFDKRQNVSPNVVGVKTLQADVYAGIAAINQQIYQGTQKSDQFKKCNPFNIIVRKEWATFSTPEKKNYIQAVQCMSKLPAKTPKSECPGCRNRYDDFLATHIKQTFLIHNTGNFLAWHRYFTWAYEQTLRKECGYKGYQPYYNWPRWSDDPSKSPALDGSATSMSGNGAPGCSNQTFYGIPTNAEPQIKIPKGNGGGCVVSGPFKDWSVNLGPVFTDSNCVPPNPISNQTDPNVGLGYNPRCLKRDISSWTSSQWTNDEQVVNLLNSADIKTFWYNMQGGDPAFTKFMGVHTAGHFTIGGDPGSDFFTSPGDPWFFFHHAQIDRVWWTWQNMDPADRTNAIYGTTIIATPAAPETKLTDTMTLGYAYAGNISVADAMSTMGGPFCYTYI; from the exons ATGCGTTCAATTGCACTCCTATGGCTTGCACCTGCGGCACTAGCCAGCGCCATTCCCGCATTTGAAGAGCCCTTTCCCGCCGCCTCATTCGACAAGCGACAAAATGTTTCTCCGAACGTCGTTGGAGTGAAGACTCTACAGGCTGATGTCTACGCGGGAATTGCTGCGATTAATCAGCAAATCTACCAGGGCACCCAGAAGTCTGATCAGTTCAAGAAGTGTAACCCGTTCAACATTATTGTTCGCAAAGAATG GGCAACTTTCTCCACTCCGGAGAAGAAGAACTATATCCAAGCTGTGCAGTGCATGTCTAAGCTACCTGCAAAAACGCCAAAATCGGAATGCCCTGGATGCCGGAACCGCTATGATGACTTTCTTGCGACTCATATCAAGCAGACATTCTTGATCCACAACACTGGAAATTTCTTGGCATGGCACCGCTACTTCACCTGGGCCTACGAGCAGACACTGCGGAAAGAGTGTGGCTACAAAGGATACCAGCCATACTATAACTGGCCAAGGTGGTCTGACGATCCGAGCAAGAGTCCTGCTTTGGATGGCTCTGCTACTTCCATGAGTGGCAATGGTGCCCCTGGCTGCTCCAACCAGACCTTTTACGGTATCCCTACCAATGCTGAGCCTCAAATCAAGATTCCCAAAGGCAACGGTGGAGGCTGTGTGGTCTCTGGTCCTTTCAAGGACTGGTCCGTCAACCTCGGTCCCGTCTTCACCGACTCAAACTGTGTTCCTCCCAACCCAATTTCCAACCAAACTGACCCCAACGTGGGCCTTGGATACAACCCTCGCTGTCTGAAGCGTGACATTTCTTCCTGGACCTCTAGCCAGTGGACCAACGACGAGCAGGTTGTTAACCTGCTCAACAGCGCGGACATCAAGACGTTTTGGTACAACATGCAAGGTGGCGACCCAGCCTTCACCAAGTTCATGGGTGTCCACACTGCGGGTCACTTTACCATTGGCGGTGACCCTGGGTCTGACTTTTTCACCTCCCCTG GTGACCCGTGGTTCTTCTTCCACCACGCTCAAATTGACCGAGTTTGGTGGACCTGGCAAAACATGGACCCTGCCGACCGCACCAATGCCATTTATGGAACTACCATCATTGCGACACCAGCCGCACCCGAGACTAAGCTCACCGACACAATGACGCTTGGTTATGCTTACGCCGGTAATATCAGCGTTGCTGACGCAATGAGCACTATGGGTGGTCCTTTCTGCTACACGTACATTTAG
- a CDS encoding DUF1681 domain containing protein has product MNVDPLTGKPLPSTAIQRILYLAPKVHIYQIPPATSTKGYQASTWTANDNKLQIFTARLRVVETSVPNSNADEQSADGEDENVTTTLLLEDPKTGDLFAAAPYTSERTVEQALDSSRFFAITVVGEGRKAILGMGFEERSEAFDFSIALQDARRVLGFEQKPNNAPASSRKTAQSPVTEEPKRDFSLKAGETISINLGGLKGRRSRSHEGDKSEDGHKSEQDALFSIKPPPGSAGGGGFLPPPPSAKSVKEERRRSRQNFDPSSVPKQTAEDLGFDDGEFGEFQ; this is encoded by the coding sequence ATGAACGTCGATCCCCTCACTGGGAAGCCCCTCCCTTCGACGGCCATTCAACGCATCCTCTACCTCGCGCCCAAAGTGCACATCTACCAAATCCCCCCCGCAACCTCGACAAAAGGCTACCAAGCCTCTACTTGGACCGCCAATGACAACAAGTTACAAATCTTCACGGCGCGGTTACGCGTCGTCGAAACATCGGTGCCCAACAGCAACGCCGACGAGCAAAGCGCCGACGGAGAAGACGAAAACGTCACAACCACATTACTGTTAGAGGACCCAAAGACTGGTGACCTATTCGCTGCAGCACCGTATACGAGCGAGCGAACAGTAGAGCAAGCCCTAGACAGCAGCCGCTTCTTCGCAATAACCGTTGTGGGCGAGGGCAGAAAAGCAATCTTGGGCATGGGCTTCGAGGAGCGCAGCGAAGCATTTGATTTCAGCATCGCACTACAAGACGCCCGCCGCGTCCTTGGTTTCGAGCAAAAACCAAACAACGCGCCCGCTTCGTCGCGCAAGACGGCGCAGTCTCCCGTCACAGAGGAACCAAAGCGCGACTTTAGTCTCAAGGCGGGCGAAACTATATCTATCAACCTTGGCGGACTCAAGGGAAGGCGGTCGAGGAGTCATGAGGGTGACAAGAGCGAAGACGGTCACAAGAGCGAACAGGATGCGCTGTTTAGTATAAAGCCGCCACCGGGGAGTGCGGGTGGAGGCGGGTTCCTGCCACCGCCGCCGAGTGCGAAGAGTGTCAAGGAGGAGCGGAGGAGGAGTAGGCAGAATTTCGATCCATCGAGCGTGCCAAAACAGACGGCCGAGGATCTGGGCTTTGACGATGGCGAGTTTGGTGAGTTCCAATGA
- a CDS encoding GILT domain containing protein, whose amino-acid sequence MEEKVPLIPDHTISWTDPDATMPSRTSHRTSWFQVAAITLFLSLFWLATTRSCPGEHEHVGVDTKVSMDVHIMSKCPDARDCLQKLVLPAMANVSDKVDFRLSMIGSLTEDDGVQCKHGQTECLGDIVMLCAASSYPHPKLYLGFTNCLITDYPEIPARSLIEDCALEHGLDFGELNDCMSKESGAYGMGLLRDSVKHSSDVGAGISCTVRLNDKVRCIADGGEWKNCEGGEKPEDLIRDVEKLYDEAQGRT is encoded by the exons ATGGAAGAAAAGGTCCCCCTCATTCCGGACCATACCATATCTTGGACGGATCCCGATGCGACGATGCCTTCCCGGACATCTCACCGCACCAGTTGGTTCCAAGTGGCAGCCATCACGCTATTCCTCAGTTTGTTTTGGCTAGCGACGACACGGAGTTGCCCAGGCGAGCACGAGCACGTCGGGGTGGACACCAAGGTCTCCATGGACGTACACATCATGTCCAAGTGCCCGGATGCGCGGGATTGTTTGCAGAAGCTAGTGTTGCCCGCCATGGCAAACGTTTCGGACAAGGTGGACTTCAGGCTGAGCATGATTGGCAG CCTCACAGAAGACGATGGCGTCCAGTGCAAACACGGGCAAACAGAGTGCCTAGGCGACATTGTCATGCTATGTGCTGCCTCATCGTACCCGCACCCCAAACTCTACCTCGGATTCACAAACTGCCTCATTACCGACTATCCGGAAATACCCGCTCGCTCCCTCATCGAAGACTGCGCACTGGAACACGGGCTGGACTTTGGCGAGCTAAATGACTGTATGAGTAAGGAGAGCGGCGCATACGGAATGGGCTTGTTGAGGGATAGCGTAAAGCACAGTAGTGATGTAGGCGCCGGGATCAGCTGCACGGTGAGACTGAACGACAAGGTCAGATGTATAGCCGATGGTGGCGAGTGGAAGAACTGTGAGGGCGGCGAAAAGCCTGAGGACTTGATCAGGGATGTTGAGAAGCTATATGATGAGGCGCAGGGCCGGACATAG